A section of the Leminorella richardii genome encodes:
- a CDS encoding ParD-like family protein translates to MATSVRLDDDFVTDVKIYAEASSRSVPKQIEHWAKIGRIAEDNPDLPYSFILETLLAKGEVDNQKVSRYVRRTPKSGD, encoded by the coding sequence ATGGCCACAAGCGTCCGTCTAGATGATGACTTCGTTACTGACGTTAAGATCTATGCAGAGGCTTCAAGTAGAAGTGTTCCTAAGCAAATTGAACACTGGGCGAAAATCGGCCGAATCGCTGAAGATAACCCAGATTTGCCGTATAGCTTCATTCTTGAAACCCTGCTGGCAAAGGGTGAAGTCGATAACCAGAAGGTAAGTCGATATGTCAGAAGGACCCCAAAATCGGGAGATTGA
- a CDS encoding Csu type fimbrial protein: MSKKTLRAASALICALGLLLSGAVNAACSVATQQLSISLGTASAFNINSTALASSGAGGMSCTGISIALLADNSLSGIISSTTGQMNLVNEQDTRYKIPYGVYADSGYKNAFNTATALEYGKSGLDLLGLAVISGGLNVTLYVRTTTGATTPVPAGTYSDTITIFWKYHLCSALLCIGNSVEDSSGTSKIKISVVVTKDCKIDSTQSITFAPSALVESFATVTPTVQLTCSLNTPYTAYINNGLNYSAPWRRMKKTNPDAYLQYNLYAPNASTVWSSTSPISASGSGGPQIISYTARINSSQPPASAGTYTDTVQFVVEY; encoded by the coding sequence ATGAGTAAAAAAACGCTACGCGCCGCTTCGGCGCTTATTTGTGCACTGGGTCTTCTTCTCTCCGGAGCCGTTAATGCAGCCTGCAGCGTTGCCACACAGCAGTTGAGCATCAGCCTAGGTACTGCCAGCGCTTTTAACATTAACAGCACTGCCCTAGCCTCTTCTGGAGCGGGAGGAATGAGCTGTACAGGCATTAGCATTGCCCTGCTGGCGGACAACTCGCTCTCGGGGATAATTTCCTCAACAACCGGACAGATGAATCTGGTTAATGAGCAAGATACCAGATATAAAATCCCCTACGGAGTGTACGCAGACTCAGGCTATAAAAACGCGTTTAATACAGCAACAGCACTCGAATACGGAAAATCTGGCCTTGACCTACTGGGTCTCGCGGTTATCAGCGGCGGGCTTAATGTAACGCTTTACGTTAGAACGACAACTGGCGCTACGACGCCAGTGCCTGCCGGCACCTATAGCGATACCATTACGATTTTCTGGAAGTATCATCTCTGTAGTGCTCTGCTATGTATCGGCAATAGCGTAGAAGACAGCAGCGGCACCAGCAAAATCAAAATCTCCGTTGTTGTCACTAAAGACTGCAAAATCGACAGTACTCAAAGCATTACGTTCGCCCCCAGCGCGCTGGTTGAAAGCTTTGCTACCGTGACGCCCACTGTCCAGCTCACCTGTTCACTGAACACACCCTACACCGCCTATATCAACAACGGTCTCAACTACAGCGCACCGTGGCGAAGAATGAAAAAAACCAACCCTGATGCCTACCTCCAGTACAACCTTTACGCGCCAAATGCTTCTACCGTTTGGAGCAGCACCTCCCCTATTTCCGCTTCCGGTTCCGGGGGGCCTCAGATAATTTCCTACACTGCTCGAATAAATTCGAGCCAGCCTCCAGCTTCAGCGGGAACCTATACCGATACGGTGCAGTTTGTCGTAGAGTATTAG
- a CDS encoding type II toxin-antitoxin system RelE/ParE family toxin produces MSEGPQNREIDVYQSNRFEKALDKLPEKLQQIVEDEIDKIVDNPELGEQKKGDLSYLRVHKFKLNNQLTLLGYSWVENKIELYLLSLEPHENFYQAQKKAPKS; encoded by the coding sequence ATGTCAGAAGGACCCCAAAATCGGGAGATTGATGTTTATCAATCAAACCGTTTTGAAAAGGCATTAGATAAACTGCCTGAGAAACTGCAGCAAATAGTAGAAGATGAGATTGATAAGATCGTAGACAACCCTGAATTAGGGGAACAAAAGAAAGGGGATCTAAGCTATCTGAGGGTACATAAATTTAAGTTAAATAATCAATTGACGCTGCTTGGCTATAGCTGGGTAGAAAATAAAATTGAGTTGTACCTTTTGAGTTTAGAGCCGCACGAGAATTTTTATCAAGCTCAAAAAAAAGCACCGAAAAGTTAA
- the rraA gene encoding ribonuclease E activity regulator RraA — protein sequence MDQVQDIPKVADLCDAYRSTVKVLSPIFYDFGGKASFSGPAVTVKCFEDNTAVKALSLTEGHGRVLVVDGGGSPRCALLGDNLAMNLLNNGWLGAVIYGYIRDRAELAALPIGIKALGANPLRSAKEAPGVVGNPVEFAGQIIQNGDVIYADEDGIIILNHR from the coding sequence ATGGATCAAGTTCAGGACATACCCAAAGTCGCCGATCTGTGTGACGCCTATCGCAGCACCGTGAAAGTGCTGTCCCCCATCTTTTATGACTTCGGCGGCAAGGCCAGCTTCAGCGGCCCGGCGGTCACCGTAAAATGCTTTGAAGACAACACGGCCGTTAAGGCCCTGTCGCTAACAGAAGGCCACGGCCGCGTACTGGTGGTTGATGGCGGCGGCAGCCCGCGCTGCGCTCTGTTAGGAGACAATCTGGCGATGAACCTGCTCAATAACGGCTGGCTGGGCGCCGTTATTTACGGCTACATACGCGACCGCGCCGAGCTGGCAGCCCTGCCTATTGGCATCAAAGCACTTGGTGCCAACCCTCTAAGATCCGCTAAAGAAGCACCCGGCGTAGTGGGCAATCCCGTTGAATTTGCCGGGCAAATCATTCAAAACGGTGACGTTATTTATGCCGACGAGGATGGGATTATTATTTTGAATCATCGGTAA
- a CDS encoding tyrosine phenol-lyase has protein sequence MSYPAEPYKIKVVEPIAMTTREQRLQYIKDAGYNTFLLQSKQTYIDLLTDSGTTAMSDNQWAGMMLGDEAYSGSANFYHLQDVVAEYYGYKHVVPTHQGRGAENLLSSLLIKDGDYVPGNMYFTTTRAHQERNGATFVDIIIDEAHDSQKELPFKGNIDVSKLEKLINEVGADKIPYVCLAVTVNLAGGQPVSMANMREVSKLCRKHGILVMYDATRCVENAYFIKEREPEYKDATIAAILKEMMGYSDGCTMSGKKDCLVNIGGFLCMNDDELYQKACEMVVLYEGMPSYGGLAGRDMEAMARGIVESVDFAYIQHRIAQCYYLADKLTSAGVPIVRPVGGHAVFLDAKAFLPHVPQEQFPAQSLAAELYIDSGVRSMERGIISAGRDKKTGKNHMPKLELVRLTIPRRVYTYAHLDIVAESVIRLYKNRENIKGLDMVYEPKFLRFFTARFEPLK, from the coding sequence ATGTCATATCCAGCTGAACCCTATAAAATTAAAGTCGTTGAACCAATTGCAATGACCACTCGCGAGCAGCGCTTGCAGTATATTAAAGACGCTGGCTACAACACGTTCCTGCTACAGTCAAAACAAACCTATATTGACCTGCTGACCGACAGCGGCACCACTGCAATGAGCGACAACCAGTGGGCGGGGATGATGCTGGGAGATGAAGCCTATTCCGGTAGCGCCAACTTCTATCATCTGCAGGACGTGGTTGCCGAATACTACGGCTATAAGCACGTAGTACCGACCCATCAGGGGCGCGGTGCCGAAAACCTGCTCTCTTCGCTGCTGATCAAAGACGGCGACTATGTACCGGGCAACATGTACTTCACCACCACGCGTGCCCACCAAGAGCGCAACGGCGCCACCTTCGTTGACATCATCATCGACGAAGCGCACGACTCACAAAAAGAGCTGCCGTTTAAGGGCAACATCGATGTCTCCAAGCTGGAAAAGCTGATTAACGAAGTTGGCGCTGACAAGATCCCCTATGTTTGCCTGGCCGTTACGGTAAACCTGGCGGGTGGTCAGCCAGTTAGCATGGCCAACATGCGTGAAGTCAGCAAGCTGTGCCGTAAGCACGGTATTCTGGTGATGTACGATGCAACTCGCTGCGTTGAGAACGCCTACTTCATTAAAGAGCGTGAGCCTGAGTACAAAGACGCCACTATCGCCGCCATCCTGAAAGAAATGATGGGCTACTCTGACGGCTGCACCATGAGCGGCAAGAAGGACTGTCTGGTTAACATCGGCGGCTTCCTGTGCATGAACGACGACGAACTGTATCAAAAAGCCTGTGAAATGGTGGTGCTGTATGAAGGCATGCCTTCATACGGTGGCCTGGCCGGGCGCGATATGGAAGCCATGGCTCGCGGTATCGTTGAGTCAGTGGACTTTGCCTACATTCAGCACCGTATTGCCCAGTGCTACTATCTGGCAGACAAACTGACCTCCGCTGGTGTACCTATCGTTAGGCCTGTTGGCGGCCATGCGGTGTTCCTGGATGCCAAGGCGTTCCTGCCGCACGTGCCTCAGGAGCAGTTCCCTGCGCAGTCGCTGGCGGCTGAGCTGTACATCGACTCCGGCGTTCGCAGCATGGAGCGGGGCATCATTTCCGCCGGGCGCGACAAGAAAACCGGTAAAAACCACATGCCGAAGCTCGAGCTGGTTCGCCTGACAATTCCTCGTCGCGTATACACCTACGCGCATCTGGATATTGTTGCTGAGTCAGTCATTCGCCTGTACAAGAACCGCGAGAATATCAAAGGGCTGGACATGGTGTATGAGCCTAAGTTCTTACGCTTCTTCACCGCTCGCTTTGAGCCTCTCAAGTAA
- the mtr gene encoding tryptophan permease → MTVSVESQSSAQSKGKSVIGGAMITTATVVGAGMFSLPVAMSGIWFSWSLAVLVVTCFIMIMAGFMLLEANLNYRIGASFDTLTKDLLGRFWNLVTNFTFAFVLYILAYAYISGSAAVISQTLTHYLNLGISSRVTGVIFTVVVAFIVWWSSTAVSRITTILLLGKFIAFFMTFASLLGYVQVDNLMDLIAPQGTTYLPYLLMTLPFCIVSFGFHGNVPSLVKHYGKDPKRIVSCILIGTLFALFLYAFWLYCTMGNISRADFKPIIAQGGNIDVFITAMGGILNSASMDVILTFFANFAVASSMLGATLGLFDYIADLCKFKDDNGGRAKTALVTYIPPALLCSIYPNGFLYAIGYAGLAFAVWAIIVPALLAKASRVKFGNPMFRTWGGTPLVYIVIAFGVLTMLAHILSSLNVLPTYR, encoded by the coding sequence ATGACGGTCAGCGTAGAGAGTCAAAGCTCTGCCCAGAGTAAAGGCAAATCGGTTATCGGCGGGGCGATGATTACCACCGCGACCGTTGTCGGCGCCGGAATGTTTTCTTTGCCGGTAGCTATGTCCGGTATTTGGTTTTCGTGGTCTTTAGCTGTTCTTGTCGTTACCTGTTTTATTATGATTATGGCTGGCTTTATGCTGCTTGAAGCCAACCTTAACTATCGCATTGGCGCCAGTTTTGACACATTAACCAAGGATCTGTTGGGGAGATTCTGGAATCTGGTGACCAACTTTACCTTCGCGTTTGTTCTTTATATTCTCGCCTATGCCTATATATCCGGTAGTGCAGCAGTTATCTCCCAAACTCTGACGCACTATCTGAACTTAGGCATATCCTCCCGAGTGACAGGAGTCATCTTCACAGTTGTCGTTGCCTTCATCGTTTGGTGGAGTTCAACGGCAGTAAGCCGCATTACGACGATCCTTCTGCTAGGCAAGTTCATCGCCTTCTTTATGACTTTCGCCAGCCTGCTCGGCTATGTACAAGTCGATAATCTGATGGATCTGATAGCGCCGCAGGGTACGACCTATCTGCCTTATCTGCTGATGACGCTGCCGTTCTGTATCGTTTCGTTCGGCTTTCACGGTAACGTGCCGAGCCTGGTGAAACACTATGGAAAAGATCCAAAGCGTATCGTGTCCTGTATTTTGATCGGTACGCTGTTTGCGCTGTTTCTCTATGCGTTCTGGCTTTACTGTACGATGGGCAACATATCCCGCGCTGACTTTAAGCCCATCATCGCGCAGGGTGGCAACATTGACGTCTTTATTACCGCGATGGGCGGCATTCTCAACAGCGCATCAATGGACGTCATTCTGACCTTCTTTGCCAACTTCGCGGTGGCAAGTTCAATGCTGGGGGCAACGTTGGGGCTGTTTGACTACATTGCCGACCTGTGTAAATTCAAAGATGACAACGGCGGACGAGCCAAAACGGCGCTGGTCACCTATATTCCTCCGGCGCTGCTGTGCTCTATTTATCCAAACGGCTTCCTGTATGCTATTGGCTATGCCGGGCTGGCGTTTGCGGTATGGGCGATTATCGTTCCGGCACTGCTGGCAAAAGCTTCCCGCGTCAAGTTCGGTAATCCGATGTTTCGCACCTGGGGCGGCACACCGCTGGTGTACATCGTTATCGCCTTTGGCGTGCTGACTATGCTGGCGCATATTCTCTCTTCGCTAAACGTATTGCCGACGTATCGGTAA